Within the Leptospira stimsonii genome, the region TACACACATTACGATTCCGGGTATTAACCCAGTGGTTGTTGCCGGGATCGCAAACGATCCATCTTCCGAAGGTCTTCTTGGAATGGTGGATCTTTTCGCGGGTGGAGCGCTTTTGAAATTTTCCATCTTCGCGCTTGGAATCATGCCTTACATTTCCTCGTCGATCGTGATGCAATTGTTCATGGTCCTCGTTCCTTCTCTTCAGAAACTTCAAAAAGAAGGAGAAGAAGGAAGAAAGAAAATCGGTCAGTACACGAAATATGGAACCGTAATTCTTTGTGCGATTCAATCCTTAGCAGTGATTCAACTCGCGAAGGGCTGGTCTACTGGAACCGAGCTTGAGCCAGCTAGATATCCGGGACTGATCAACTCTAGCGTTATTCCTTATTTCTATTTAATCGGTATTTTATCCATTACCACCGGAACTGTTCTTTTGATCTGGCTCGGTGAACAAATTACGGAAAGAGGAATCGGAAACGGTATTTCTCTTTTGATCTTTGCTGGTATTATCGGAAGACTTCCTGAATCTATGGTCCAACTTTTTTCCACAGATACGATGGATGCTCTGAACGTTCTTATTCTTTTGATTCTTTTTATTCTTCTCATTTCTCTTACCGTTTTGTTAACACAAGGTGTGAGAAAAGTTCCTCTTCAATATGGGAAACAGATGGTAGGAAGAAAGATGGTTCAGGCAAAAAGCCAATCCATTCCTTTCAAAGTAAACGGCGCAAACGTTATGCCGATCATCTTTGCTTCTTCTTTGATTTTATTTCCGCAGACGATCATCCAGTGGTTATCATCGAGTAGCGAACAGTGGGCGGGTTGGGCGATCATCATGGACTTTTTCAATCCATTCTCCCAGATCTGGTATCACGCATTATTCTACTTTATCATCTATACTTCTTTGATCGTATTCTTCGCATATTTTTATACTGCGATTCAGTTCAACCCGACCGAGTTGGCTGAAAACCTGAAGAAATACGGCGGGTTCATTCCAGGGATTCGTCCGGGTTCTCATACGAAAGAATATATCGAAAAAGTGTTAAACAGAATCACTCTTCCGGGTGCGATGTTCTTGGCGGGTCTGGCTCTGGCTCCTTATATCATCATCAAATTCTTAGATCTGAGTTCCAACTCAGGAGGCGGATCTTTGGTTTATACGTTCGGCGGGACTTCCCTCTTGATCATGGTCGGGGTTGCGCTGGAGACTTTGAAACAAATCGAGTCTCAACTTTTAATGAGAAATTATGAAGGCTTCATGAAGAAGTCGAAAATCAAGGGAAGGTCTTAAGCCTAAACTCATGAAGAATATTATTTTCATGGGGCCTCCCGGGGCAGGAAAAGGAACGCAGGCAAAGATTCTTTGTCAGAACCTTGGAATCCCACAGATTTCCACCGGTGATATTCTCCGCGAAGCGGTAAAGAATCAAACTCCGATGGGAGTCGAAGCAAAACGTTTTATGGATGCGGGTGATTTGGTTCCGGATTCTGTCGTAATCGGAATTATCAAAGATCGCATCCGGGAAGCGGATTGCAAGAATGGATTTTTATTGGATGGTTTTCCGAGAACCGTGGAACAAGCGGACGCTCTGGATTCTCTTTTAAAAGGGGAAGGAAAATCGATCGATAAAGCGATCAATCTTCAAGTTCCTGATGCGGAACTTTTGAAGAGACTTTTGAGTCGCGCGGAAATCGAAGGACGTGCGGACGACAACGAAGCGACGATTAAGAATCGTCTGGATAATTATAACAAGAAGACTCTTCCTCTTCTGGACTACTACGCGGCACAAAAGAAACTTTCTCAAGTGAACGGAGTCGGGTCCCTGGAAGAGGTGACTTCTTTGATTCAAAAGGAGCTAGCTTAATCAGTGGCAAAGGAAGAAGCGATCACAGTCGATGGCACCGTACTTGAGCCCCTGCCCAACGCGATGTTCCGTGTAGAATTGGAAAATGGTCATAAGGTTTTGGCCCATATTTCCGGAAAGATGAGAATGCACTATATCCGGATTTTACCGGGTGATAAAGTTACGGTAGAACTCTCCCCTTACGATCTTTCTAAGGGTAGAATTACTTACCGCAAAAAGTAGGAATTGTTATGAAAGTAAGAACATCAGTTAAGAAAATCTGCTCTAGCTGCAAGGTTATCAGAAGAAAAGGTGTAATCCGCGTGATCTGCACCAATCCGAAACACAAACAAAGGCAAGCATAAGAAATATGGCGCGTATTGCAGGTATTGACCTTCCAAGAGAAAAAAGAATTGTTATTGGATTAACCTATATCTTCGGAATAGGAAATTCCTTATCGAGAGGAATTTTGAAAAAGGCCGGAGTAGACGAAAAGATTCGCGTAAAGGACCTAAACGAGGCTCAAGAAGCGGCGATTCGTAAGGCGATTGAAGAAAGTGCAAAAGTGGAAGGGGACCTGCGTTCCGAAATCCAACTGAACATCAAACGTTTGATGGACATTGGATGCTACAGAGGACTCAGACATAGAAGAGGTCTTCCGGTAAATGGTCAAAGAACCAGAACCAACGCCAGAACCAGAAAGGGCGGTAAGAAGACTGTAGCGAATAAGAAAAAGGTAACTAAGTAATCATGGCTGACGATAAGAAATCCAAGAAAGAAAAGAAAGTTAAAAAGAAGGAAAAGAAGGTCGTTCCTCGCGGGAAAGTTTATATCACCGCTTCCTTCAATAACACGATCGTAACCATCACCGATATGGCGGGGAATACAATTTCCTGGTCCACGTCCGGTGCGATGGGATTCCGTGGATCCAAAAAATCCACTCCGTATGCGGCACAGATCGCGGCGGGAAATGCGGCCGAAAAAGCTATGGATGCGGCCGGCTTGCAAGAAGTAGACGTGATGGTTTCCGGACCCGGCATTGGCCGCGAGTCTGCAATTCGTTCTTTGGTTGCCAGAGGATTGAACATTAAGATGATTAAGGATGTGACTCCGTTGCCTCACAACGGTTGCCGTCCACGTAAGAGAAGAAGGGTCTAAGGTAGTTTAAGATGGCAAGATATAGAGGTCCTGTTGTAAAAATCATGAGAAGGGAGGGAGTCGATCTCTTCCTTAAGTCGAGCTATACTTTTAATAAAGATAAATTCCACCGCAAAGGGCCTCCTGGTATGCCAACTAAGCGGAAAGGAAAAGTGTCGGAATACGGCGCTCAGCTTCGCGAAAAACAAAAACTCAAAAGAGCATACGGTCTTTTAGAAAAACAATTCCGTAGATATTACGAAGAAGCGTCTCACGCTCACGGTGTGACCGGTGAAATTCTTCTTCAACTTTTGGAAAGAAGATTGGATAACGTTCTCTATCGTCTTGGTTTCGCGGTAACTCGTCGCCAAGCCAGAAACTTCATCGCTCACAGACATATTCTCGTGAACGGTGATAGAGTGGATATTCCTTCCTACAGACTCAACGTAGGTGATAAAGTGGAAATTCGCGACAAGTTCAAAACTTCTACCTTCATTGCAGATAACATTCGTTTATCGCAATCGTTGCAGGGAGTTCCATCTTGGTTATCGGCAGATTACACAAACTTTGGCGGGGACGTAACGGCATTGCCTGAACGCCACCATATCGATCTACCGGTTAAAGAACAGGTAATCGTAGAGCTTTACTCTAAATAAAATCTGATAGAAGGGTCTCAAATTGTCTCTCAAAAGCTTACTCAAAGGATTTAAACGTCCTAAGAAGATAGAATTCAACACGGAAGCGAACACCCCGAATTATGGGAAGTTCGTTGCAGAGCCATTTGAAAGGGGTTTTGCCACAACTATCGGTAACTCTCTCAGAAGGACCCTTATGTCCTCGATCGAGGGAGCGGCGATTTCCGCGATTCGTATCGAAGGTGTGAATCACGAGTTCTCCTTTATCGAAGGCGTTGCGGAAGACGTTACCAGAATCATTCTCAACCTGAAACAAGTTCGTATCAAATACGAGCCGGAAGAAAAAGATCAAAGTAAGATCATTCATCTGGAACTGAAAGGCGCGGGATATTTTAGAGCAGGGGATCTCGCAGTAGATTCTTCTATCGAAATTATGAATCCGGATCTTCACATCGCGACTCTCAATGAAGATGCAAATCTCATCATGGATTTGGAAATTCAAAGAGGAAGAGGATACGTTCCTGCAGAAGAAAAGAAAAAAGACATCGAAGTCCTTGGAACGATTCCTGTAGACTCGATCTTCTCTCCGGTTCAAAAAGTAGTTTTCGAAGTTTCCGAGACCCGTGTTGCTCAGAGATCCGATTACGAAAAATTGACTCTGGAAGTCTGGACGGACGGATCCGTTTCTCCGGACGACGCTGTGGCTCAAGCGGCAAAAATCTTAAAAGAGCACCTTACAGTATTTATCAATTTCGAAGAAGAACTGGAAGAGGAAGACGACGAACTGGATGAAGCTGACGAAAAACTCAAAGCTTCCTTGTCTAAACATGTGGAAGAGTTGGAACTTTCGGTTCGTTCTCTCAATGTGCTAAGAAGTCTGGAAATCGATTTTATCGGAGACCTCGTAAAGAGATCCGAAGAAGAAATGTCGAAATCCAAACACTATAGCGACCAGTGTCTACAAGAGTTGAAAACGAAACTTTCCACTCTCGGTCTCTCTTTCGGAATGAGGGATTTCTAAAATGAACAAAAGAAATAAAGTAAAACATTTAAACCGCAATAAAGGTCACAGAGATGCGCTGATCAATAACATGATCACAAGTCTTTTTAAGTATGAAAGAATTGAATCCACTCAAGCAAAATTGAAAGTGATTCGTTCTCACGCTGAAAAATTGATTACAAGAGCTAAGAAGAATCTCGCTGTCGATCTGAAACCGGAAATTCAACTTCACAACAAGCGTGAAGTTATGAAAAGAATCAAAGACCGTGAAGTCGTTGTAAAACTTTTCGAGGATATTGCGAAACGTTTTGAAACTACGAACGGTGGATATACTCGTGTTCTGAAACTTGTGAACAGAGCTTCTGACAATTCCGAAGTAGGGATTTTGGAACTCACTTCTAAGAAGGACAGAGCTTCTCTCTTGAAAGAAAGAGAAGAAAAACGCGAAACACAGGCGAAAGTCAGAGAAGACAAGAGAACCGCAAGAAAATCCGGTGTGACTCCTGCTCCTGTTAAAAAAGAAACGGCTCCTAAGAAAGAAAAAGAAGGAAAGAAGAAGTAATTTTATCCGAATTGAAATAGAATTCTTTACTTCTTGCCTTGCTTTTTAAAGAAAACCCGGTTCTGCCGGGTTTTTTTATTCCTTCTTTCTTTTGGAACTTTAATTGTCCATTTTTGATTTTGACAAGTGTTAGGAGCTCCATATAGACTTTCGCAAAATCAATATTGCGAATTTGGTTCAGAAATGGATTTCGTATGAAAAACTTTTTCAAAAGACCTAATTCTTAATCAGTCTTATTCTCCTTAGAAAGAAGTTCCTATGCTATAAAAAACGTTCAAAAGGTTGAAAATCGGTTGTTGAATTTGTTAGATGAGTTTTTACTCATAAAAGAAAATCTCCGTGCATCGATTTTCTTGGGATTATGAATTTGTTTTTCAAAGGTAAAAAGACGATCGAGCACCTTTTTGTGCGGATCTATAAACTTACTCTCTTCCTTCCTTGGGTTCTTCTTTTATTCTGTCAAGTGGCTTGTATGGACGCGAAAAAGATCAGCTTTGACGCAAGCAATCCCGCAGGTCTTTTGCTTCAGATCGCCGTTCCGAATGTAATTTCAAATTCTTCAGCGAATAGCCCGACTTCTACCTTTCAGGCGGATTCTGATATTCATTCCGTGAAACTTAGTTGGTCCTCAACTGCGACGGGTGCTTCGTATAAAATTTATTCCGCGACCACTTCTTCGGTAAACATATCGTCTCCCGAGATTACCGGAACTTCAACCGGGATTACCGGGAGTAGTTTTACACATTCCGGTTTGGGAGGGGGAGAAACGCACTATTATCTCCTGGAAGTCATTCAAGCCGATGGAACGAAGTCTTATTCTTCGATTACGCAAGCGACGACGTATTATCTTCCAACGGATGTTTCCAGTTTGGCGCTTTGGTTGAATGCAGAAGTCGGAATTTCAAAAGACACGGCTAACAAAATCACGACTTGGCAAGACCAAGCGAGCTCGAACGTCTTCACACGTTATTACGCGAATCAGGAACCCTATTGGCTTCCTAATTTTCGGAATCAAAGGCCGTTCGTTCAAATGAGCAACACTGAAGGTCGATTCTTTTCCAGTTCCGGTGTTCCGATTACCGGGAGTTCCTACACGATGCTCTTTGTGATCGAACAAAACGCGCTTTCAGTTGCGACGGAAGGAATTATTCATCTCTCCGGCGGAGGGGTCTCTTTGTATCTAAAATTCTATAACGGTGCCTTGGAAGTGAATAGCGGCGCCGGAGATTTTAAAAGCAACGCCTATGCTACCAACGTGGCTCATGTTCTTACGATGCAATTCTCGGGCACGGGAACTACTTTTTATTTGAACGGCAATTTACAGAAAAGCACGGCGAACGTATACGCCGCGGCGGGTAATAATCTAACTTATTTAGGCGTTTATGGCGGAGGATCCGGTCTTGATGGCAGGATCGCAGAAGGCTTGATCTACAACCAAGGGTTGAGTTCGGCAGACCGCATTAAGACAGAATGTTATCTTGGCTTTAAATACGGCATCTCCGTTTCTCATGTCTGTAATTGAGATTTAGAGTTTTAGAATATTCTTAAATACTTAATGTTCTATTTGTTGCGGTCATCGGTTGTATGCGTAAGCCGCTCCGGAATCAGGTTTTAATTCGTTCCAAGGTGCAGAGGACCGTTCGTATTTTCCGTTTGACTTCCGTCATCTAGTGGCGCTCCGGCAATAAGAGTGGTATCGGAAATCGCAACACTGTCCTAACCAAACCAATCGTTGGTTTGAACGTTTTTAGTCTTGATGGATAACTTTGAATCCAAAATGTTCCGCTTCTCCGGTAGACGTAGACGGCTCCAGATCCCGGCAGAGTATTGTCCGTCGGAGCAGTTGTTCCATTGAGAATTCGATTTTCCCAGTAAAGATAAAGATAAGATAAAAATAAGAATCGAATATTTCGGAAACGTGAAATATCTGACTGTGTTCTTTTCCGCTCTTCGCGATTTTAAGGAGAGATTTTGTGAGTATAGGAATATTAGGATATTTGAATGATCTTTGTCCGTTATCTAAAAACACAAATCTTTCTCAAAAAGAGGTTTTTCGATTTCCCTGCATAAGGGAAAAAGAAGAATCAAAATCAAGGAGAGATTGAAACCGATTCTTAACAACCGATTTTATTTTCAGAATAGTCGAAACGGTGAAACCTAAGCCCCTGAATCATTTGGAGCTTAGGTCTAATTCTTAAACTCTTGCGAGCCTTCCTTCTAGCCTTTCGATGATCTCGCTCATGTTCTTTTTGTTGATCACGATTTCGTAGGCCGCCGCGAGGACCGGTGTTTCCGGCGTGATCTTCATTAGATTCGGCATTACTTTGAGTCCGTAAAAACCGTTGGACATTCTTTCCGAAGGAGATCCGTATGCGATATCATATCCGGTTTTTCTGTCTTTCGCATCGGTTCCGAAACAAGAAAGCATAAAGTCAGTCAGTCCGGAGAGGCCTTGGAATGTTTCCGGTTGTCCTCCCATCTTGGTTCCGATTTCGGTCATCTCGGAAAAGAATCGGTTGGAAAGATGAAAGAGAGAGTTGTCTACGTTTCCTCCGAGGGTTTGCGTAAAGTATCCTTCTACGATTCCCATCGCAAGCGCGTAGATCGTTTTGAGAGCTCCGCCTAACTGAACCCCTTTGATATCTGTCGGAATTTTCGCCGGCCTTGGAAAGATATAACCCGTAGTAAAAAGTTTTTGAACTCTTGGAATCAAAGACGCGTTCGACGCCGCGATTTCGAATCCCGAAATCTTTCTTTCCATGATCTGATCCGGATAACAAGCTCCGGCAATCACACCCAATCGATCGTCTTCCAATCCGAATGCAGTCTGTACTTCGTCCAAGATCAAACCCGTGCTCGTAAAACCTTTGACTACGTTAAAAAACGGAGCCTTGTTCTTATTGAGGAACGGTTGAATCTCGGGATAGACGTTGATCAACTCCCAAGGATTGGTCCCTTGAATAAAAAGAGTGGCGGTTTTCAGAACTTCCGGATCGGAAGTGAAGATTAAATTCGGTGGAAGTTTGTAGAGAGGATAGTATTTCAATTCTCTTCTTTCCGTGTTGCACTGTTCCGTATAGGTTTGATCCGGATGATAGAGATAAACCAAGACGTCTTTGTTGGCGAGTAAGGTCGCGACCGCGATCGACATACTACTCGCTCCGATGACGACGATCTTTTCCTCAGGTTCTTTCGGAACCTTGATGAGAATATTCTTTCCCGTAACGTCGCCTTTGTAGAGGTTTCGATAGGTTCCGTGCTGGTGCTTGTTTAGATTCGAACCGACCAAAAGCGCTAAGTTATCGATGAGGAATTGTTTTTTGTCTCCGTGTTCCGGGAACTGAAGTTGTTCCACGTCTTTCGGAAACGTTTCCATGTGTTTTCTGGAAAGTTCTCCGACTAACACCGGTTTTCCGATTACGAGTTTACCGTTTACCTGATTGAACAACAAGCTCGTGGTTGGAAGAATCTTGTCCGTCTTTTCTAAGGAGATCGGAATGATGACCTTGTTCGCGACGTAGTGATAAACCGTTTCCACGAACGGCATGAGTCTTCCGTCTCTGGAACGGGTTCCTTCCGGAAAGATCGCGACGATCTTTCCGTCGGACTGAAGTTTTTGAGAATGTCGAAAGGCTCTCATGTTGATCTTCGTCATCACGTCTGAAAGACTCGGATTGTCCGCCATATCTCTTTTCGAACAAACCAAAAGAGTTCCGAACATATAAAGACCGAGACGAGTGAAGTCCGGTTCATACGCGAGTCTTCCCGCAATAAAAACCAATTGTTCCGCAATCGCTTTCCCTTCGGGAGAACAGTTATAGAGCTGATGAAAGATAGCGGGAGCATCGAGGTGAGAAAGGTGATTGGAAATCAGAGTGATCGGATATTTCCCGAGAAGAGGTTGGACCAATTTGAGATTGTCCACGCCTTCCACGGTAAACTGTTTCATGATCGGAGAAAGAAATTCCATCATGAATTCTCTGGATCTTTGTTCGGGAGAAGTGTAAACTCCGACCGTTTCGAGAAGATTCGGTTCTTTGAATACGTCCATTACCGGAGGCATGGGGGTTACCGAGGATAAGTATAAAAACTTCTGGAGAATCTTCTTGGCTTCTTCTTCCGTCATTCCGGAACGTTTGAACAAGTGAATGTTTTCGAAAAATTCTTTCTGCCATTTCCCAACGCTGGATTCTTTCTCAGCCATCAATCTTACTCCTGGTCTTTCGATATAAATTCGTTTTCATCCGGTCTCTTCCTGAGGGAAGCCGGGTTGTTCGCATTCCGATATGATCTTTGAAAGAGAATCGGGGTCTAAAGTCGTTTTCGGTTGATTCCGAAAGGAAAGAAATTTCCGAATCGGAATCGGATTCTTGCTAATCCCGGAATATAAACCGAGAAATGCCTTTTAGAAGGACTTGCCCAAATCGTCGATAGAAATCGTAAGATGGAGAGAATCCGCTGAATCGGATGATAATCATCCGTTTGGAATGGGAATTGTCATTCTATTTTTTTAAAAAGGTTTGAAATCTGACGTCTCGGTTTTGAACTGTATTCTGGAACTGAAGTCTTCCAAAAAATGAATCAAAAACTCCCAGAACCCAGCCAGAAAAAATGGATCCCGGACGGGTTTCACTTCCTTGGTCCAGAAGACAGCAAAGACAGGCGCATCTTACTCGAGACCGTTTCGGGAGTTCTGAAAAAAAAAGGGTATTCCGAAGTATTCTTACCCGCATTCGATTACAGCTCGACCTTTCTTCAGACGGTTTCCGCTCCCGATTCTTCTTCTCTCTTCCGAATCCGAGATCTTTCCGGAAACGAAATCTCGCCGAGCATCGATTTAACGGTGCAAGCCGTAAAAGGAATGGCCGGTTTCTCGCACCAGAAAGAAAACCAGAACATCTTTTACGTGGGAAGAATTTTTAGAGAAACCGCCAAGGGGAGCGTATCGCGAAAAGAAGTTTTGCAGATCGGCGCGGAATCGATCGGCGCCTCGGGCAAAGAAAACACACTTCGGATTTTGGAAGAATTGGATGAGATCGTTGCCCTTCTTCCTCTTGAGAATGAATTGACCCTCGTTCTGGGAAACGTAAACCTCTTTCATTCCATCGTTCAGGAATTTTCTCTCAGTCAGAGCGAGATCGAAATTCTTTCAGCTTTGTTATATCAGAAAAACGTAAACGAGATCGAACGAATTTTCGGTAGCAAAAAAAATCATTCCACTCTCATCCGTTTGTTAAACGCACTCGTTCTCAACTTTAGCCTGGATGCTTTGAAGAATTCTTTCAATCTGGATTCTCTTTCCGATAATCTTAAAAAAAGTCTCGGGATCGTTTTGGAAGAAACCTCCTGGATTTTGAAAGCCTGGGATTCCAAAAAAAGAAAGATCGATCTTTGTATCGACTTCTCGCTTTTACGAGATTTGAATTATTATACCGGTTTTGTCTTTCAAGGTTATCTTCAGGGTTCTCCCGATCCGGTACTAACAGGCGGAGCCTACGATCATCTCTACGAAATGTTTTCCGGAGTTCAGAAGAACGCAAGCGGTTACGCGCTCGTGGTGAATACGTTAGAGGCATCCTTAAAATCCCCTCTTTCCGATCTTAGATCATGAAACGAAATTTTACCAACCAGCAATTTGAGGAAAAACTATGCCCGCATCGTTAGTAGTAGGAACCCAATGGGGTGATGAAGGAAAAGCGAAAGTGATCGACTTTCTCTCCAAGGACACGGACATCATCGTTCGTTATCAAGGCGGTGCGAACGCCGGTCATACCGTGGTCGTTCACGGGAAGAAGTATGTGTTTCATTTGGTTCCTTCCGGAGTGATCTACGACCAGACGACCTGCGTGATCGGAAACGGAGTCGTTCTCGATCCTCTTTTCTTTATAGAAGAATGTGATCGCCTTCAGAAGGAAGGTTTTCCCGTTTACGACAAACTTTTGTTAAGCGACGCCTGTCATCTTTTGTTTCCGTATCATTCCCAGATCGATTCTGCGAGAGAAACAACGCTCAGTCAGGAACACAAGATCGGGACCACAAAAAAAGGGATCGGAGTCTGTTACGCCGATAAGATGATGAGAACGGGTTTGAGAGTAGGGGATCTTTTGGACGATTCTTATCAATCGCGACTCAAACATCTCGTGGAAGAAAAAAATCGCGAGTTGGACAAACTCTACGGAATGTCTCCCGTTTCCTACAATGAAATCAACGAAGGTCTGAAATTCTTCCTTTCCAAAGTAAAGAAGAATATTATAAATACCGCATATTATCTCGACAACGAACTTAAAAAAGGAAAAAGAATCCTTCTGGAAGGCGCACAAGGAACCGGTCTGGACGTGGATTTCGGGACGTATCCTTATGTGACGAGCTCCAATCCTACGACCGGCGGAGCTCTGATCGGAACCGGAATTTCTTTCCAACATCTCAAACACGTGATCGGAATCACAAAAGCTTATACTACGAGAGTGGGAGAAGGACCATTCCCTACGGAATTACTGGGAGAACCCGGAGAAGCACTTCGTCAGAAAGGTGGAGAATTCGGCGCTACGACGGGACGTCCGAGACGTTGTGGTTGGTTTGACGCGGAGATGTTGAAACATTCTGTTCGGATCAACGGGATCACGTCGATCGCTTTGACAAAGATCGATATTCTTTCCGATTATGATTCGATTCCGGTTGCGGTCGGTTATAAACTCAACGGAAAAACTCTGGATTGTTTTCCTTCTCAGTGTTTGGAAAAAGTAGAAGTTGTCTACGAAGAGTTTCCAGGTTGGAAGACGGATATTTCAGGGATCAGCGAGTTTCAAAAACTTCCCGAAAAATGTAAGGATTATATTTCCACCTTGGAAAAACTCATCGGCGT harbors:
- a CDS encoding adenylosuccinate synthase, whose product is MPASLVVGTQWGDEGKAKVIDFLSKDTDIIVRYQGGANAGHTVVVHGKKYVFHLVPSGVIYDQTTCVIGNGVVLDPLFFIEECDRLQKEGFPVYDKLLLSDACHLLFPYHSQIDSARETTLSQEHKIGTTKKGIGVCYADKMMRTGLRVGDLLDDSYQSRLKHLVEEKNRELDKLYGMSPVSYNEINEGLKFFLSKVKKNIINTAYYLDNELKKGKRILLEGAQGTGLDVDFGTYPYVTSSNPTTGGALIGTGISFQHLKHVIGITKAYTTRVGEGPFPTELLGEPGEALRQKGGEFGATTGRPRRCGWFDAEMLKHSVRINGITSIALTKIDILSDYDSIPVAVGYKLNGKTLDCFPSQCLEKVEVVYEEFPGWKTDISGISEFQKLPEKCKDYISTLEKLIGVKINLVSTGPDRKDTIHGDSF